The genomic window CCCATTTTTTACCTTCAACGTGATCTTTATTATCAATAATCAATTATTGATAATCACAGAGCGTAATTTATCATTACTGACTATATTTGTCAAAATGAGGCAGGTGATTGTGGCCGTCAAAAGATCAGCGGCGCTCCGCCGCCTGGGCCGGTTGCGGGTGTGGCGTTGAACGGATTGCGGCCACCATTGAGGCGGGACCGCCCGCTTGTCAGAATAGAGGGAAAAATGTTTTATGGGCCAAATACGCCGGCCAGGGCCTGGTGCATCACCGCCACCGGCGCGTCCAGGCCGGTCCACATCTTGAACCCGATCGCGCCCTGGTACACCAGCATGCCCAGGCCATCCAATATTTTTGCCCCGCGCGCCTCGGCTTCTTTGAGAAAAGGGGTGTGCGGGGGATTGGGGATTACGTCGCACACGGTCATTGCGGCGGTAAGGGTGGCATAGTCAAGATCGGGTTTGGCATTGACCTGGGGAAAAAGGCCAATGGAAGTGGCGTTGACCAGCACCTCGGTTTGGGCGGGGAGGGGATAAGGGTCATCCCAGGCCACAAACTCCGCCGCAACCGGCGTTTTTTGGTTGAGCAGGTCTACCAGCGCCTGGCCCCGTTCAAACGAACGATTGACCACGGTGATGTGGGCCGCCCCGGCCAGGGCCAGCTCTACCGTTACGGCCCGGGCCGCGCCGCCCGCGCCCAACACCACCATGCGTTTGCCGGCCGGGTCTACCTGGGCGTCTTCACGCAACGCGCGCAAAAAACCTTTGCCGTCCGTGTTTTCGCCAATCAGTCTGTCGCCCTCCCGGCGCACCGTATTGACCGCGCCCATCACTTGGGCGTCTGCAGCCACTTCGTCCAGGTATTCCAGCACTGCCACTTTGTGGGGAATGGTCAGGTTGACGCCCCGCATGTTAAAGGCTCGTAATCCCTTCATCGCGTCGGCCAGGTCATGGGGATAAACCTCAATGGTCAAGTAGCGCCAGTTGAGGCCCAACTCCTGAAAAGCGGCCTCTTGCATCACCATTGTTGGATTTTCGGCCACCGGGTGGCCGAATACGCCCACCAGTTCAGCTTTGTAATTTGGTTCCGACAACGATTGTACGCCCATAATTATCCTTCCTGTAAATAACCTTTGGAAGGACAGAGTAATATTCTGTCCCTCCGAATCTTCAGCCTTGGTGGTGAACGCAGTTGATGAGAACTCCTTTGCAAAAACAAAGGGCCACACCTGGGTGTGACCCCTTGCCGCGCCGTAGCATTTACCCACACAGGGGAGGTGATGCTACGGCGCTACTTTTGCTACTGTGATCTTTCATTAGCATCACCTCCTTGAGTTAGGATGGCGATTTATGGAGATGCAAGCGCATCTTTTAACACCAATATTATTGCATAAATGAACAAGATTGTCAATAAGCTATCTGGTCGGTCAGGCGGCTACATTTTGGGACACGTTTACTCAACGCTCATAATTTGAGAGCAAACGGGCCAGGCTAAAGCGCCGGCCAAGGGTTGGTTGGTAAACTTTAATAGGGGCAAGTAGCGTGCGCAAAATGGTTTCAAGCTGGCCGAGGTCAACTGTTTTGGTGAGAGGGGGGTAGTAATTATCCCAATGATGGGGAATGACCACCCTGGGCTTAAGTAATGAGATTAAACGAACCACGTCGCTTTTTTTGTCGGGGATACCTTCCACCGGCAACAAAGCGATGTCGGGGCGCAGGTCTTTGATTGCTGCTTCAACCCAACCGGCGCTGCCAAAATGAATAAGGGACAGATGATTAACTTGAAAAAAATAAATTACTGTTTCGCCCGCCGGCCATTGGCGTTCCAGGTGGTTGATTTGGGCCAGAACAGCTTGATCGCCCTTGAACGCAGGCAAAGATGGCCAGGAGTCAGCCTGGCTCATCCGGCCGGGCCATGCCTGCCAGCCCAAAGTGCCCACCCGTTTAATTCTTTGCAGGGTGATACATTCCAGGTTATTGGCCGGAACGCCGGCCTCTGTCAACCGCCCGCAGACCGATCCCGGAGCATGCACAATGGCCCCGGTTTGAGCCACCAGGGCCGGGGTATCCATTGTATGTTCAAAACGGCCATGGGTCAGCAGAATCTCGTCCACCGGGGACAAATCGGTGAGGTGAATGGATGAGCGTGGCGTGGCGCCTGCCGGACGGGAAAGAAAGGGGTCAATCAAAATAACCGCCCCTTCATTCGTATCTATTTTAAAGCCAGCCGCGCCAAGCCAGGTGAGTTGCAAGGTTCTTATCCTTCTTTGACCCGATGAGGTGAAATTGATGCTCTAATGGTTTTGGGATGTGCCTGAATGACGATTCGCCCGGAAGAGGGTCTCTAATTCTACCCCATGATACCGGGGGGACAAGATACTGTCAAGCTTTATGGGCCTGTCCTAAATTTGGGTATGGCGGAGCGACCAGCCGGTTGTCCTTATCGCATCACCCAAAATTGGGATATGACTTTACCCTCTATTGTCATCCTGTCGTTGGGTGTGGTACAATAGGGCTGGCCTAAAACGTGTAATTTACTTCAGGAGAACAGGTTGTGGGTATTCGGGTATTGCCGCCGGAAGTGGCGGCTAAAATTGCCGCCGGAGAGGTTGTCGAGCGCCCGGCTTCCGTGGTCAAGGAATTGGTGGAAAACGCCATTGACGCCGGAGCCAGGTCTGTCCACGTTGAAATCCAACAGGGCGGCAAGCGGTTGGTTCGAGTAATGGACGACGGCAGCGGCATCCCGGCGGCTGAAGTGCCGCTGGCCTTTGCCCGGCATGCTACCAGTAAACTGTTGTCCATTGACGACTTGAGCCATATCACC from Anaerolineae bacterium includes these protein-coding regions:
- the aroE gene encoding shikimate dehydrogenase: MGVQSLSEPNYKAELVGVFGHPVAENPTMVMQEAAFQELGLNWRYLTIEVYPHDLADAMKGLRAFNMRGVNLTIPHKVAVLEYLDEVAADAQVMGAVNTVRREGDRLIGENTDGKGFLRALREDAQVDPAGKRMVVLGAGGAARAVTVELALAGAAHITVVNRSFERGQALVDLLNQKTPVAAEFVAWDDPYPLPAQTEVLVNATSIGLFPQVNAKPDLDYATLTAAMTVCDVIPNPPHTPFLKEAEARGAKILDGLGMLVYQGAIGFKMWTGLDAPVAVMHQALAGVFGP
- a CDS encoding MBL fold metallo-hydrolase; translated protein: MQLTWLGAAGFKIDTNEGAVILIDPFLSRPAGATPRSSIHLTDLSPVDEILLTHGRFEHTMDTPALVAQTGAIVHAPGSVCGRLTEAGVPANNLECITLQRIKRVGTLGWQAWPGRMSQADSWPSLPAFKGDQAVLAQINHLERQWPAGETVIYFFQVNHLSLIHFGSAGWVEAAIKDLRPDIALLPVEGIPDKKSDVVRLISLLKPRVVIPHHWDNYYPPLTKTVDLGQLETILRTLLAPIKVYQPTLGRRFSLARLLSNYER